Proteins encoded together in one Plasmodium brasilianum strain Bolivian I chromosome 6, whole genome shotgun sequence window:
- a CDS encoding 60S ribosomal protein L31 encodes MAKAVKKQKKTLKPITKVITINLSKLTHDVCYKRKAPRAIKEIRNIAGKLMHTKDVRLDVKLNKFIWSKGIRNPPKRVRVKIERKRNEDEDLKEKMYTVVQHVMVDSYKGLVHECEANE; translated from the exons ATGGCTAAAG CTGTgaagaaacagaaaaaaacgTTAAAACCAATTACCAAAGTTATTACCATAAACTTAAGCAAATTGACACATGATGTGTGCTATAAGAGAAAGGCCCCGAGAGCCATTAAGGAGATAAGAAATATAGCAGGAAAGCTGATGCACACAAAG GACGTACGTTTAGacgtaaaattaaataaatttatttggtCAAAGGGTATTAGGAATCCACCAAAAAGAGTTCGagtaaaaatagaaagaaaGAGAAATGAAGATGAAGATTTGAAAGAGAAAATGTACACTGTCGTCCAGCATGTAATGGTCGATTCGTACAAGGGCTTAGTTCATGAGTGTGAAGCAAACGAATAG